From a single Cotesia glomerata isolate CgM1 linkage group LG6, MPM_Cglom_v2.3, whole genome shotgun sequence genomic region:
- the LOC123268218 gene encoding LOW QUALITY PROTEIN: serine--tRNA ligase, cytoplasmic-like (The sequence of the model RefSeq protein was modified relative to this genomic sequence to represent the inferred CDS: inserted 1 base in 1 codon) has product MVLDLDLFREDKGANVELVRENQRKRFKDVGLVNLVIDKDKTWRQCRHRADNYNKLKNLCSNIIGEKMKKKEPIGDDDTLPESVVSGLEAINADILRELTVFKIKKIRSLIDEAIIKNQEELEKVELERNSALREVGNHLDGTVPVSNDEDENRVERTFGDTTAEKKYSHFDLIQMIDGMDGERGAAVSGSRGYFLTGPAVHLKHALIQLAINKLSAKGYKPMDTPXFMLKDAMQEVAQLAQFDEELYKVIGKGDGDSEETEEKYLIATSEQPIAAFHRNEWIPESELPIRYAGFSTCFRKEAGSHGRNTRGIFRVHQFDKVEQFCLTSPHDNKSWEMMDEMIANAEEFYQELGIPYRIVNIVSGALNHAASKKLDLEAWFPGSKAFRELVSCSNCLDYQARRLLVRYGQTKKMNTAVDYVHMLNATMCATTRVICAILEVNQTETGIKIPSALKYWMPEKYREEIPFVKPAPIDKPETKKQKKQRENMAK; this is encoded by the exons atggTGCTGGACCTCGATTTATTTCGTGAAGATAAAGGAGCCAATGTCGAGCTGGTGAGAGAAAACCAGCGAAAGCGGTTCAAGGATGTCGGCTTGGTTAACCTGGTGATTGATAAGGATAAAACTTGGAGGCAATGCCGTCATCGTGCggacaattataataaattaaaaaacttgtgCTCCAATATTATTGGAgagaaaatgaagaaaaaagaaCCCATCGGAGATGATGACACTTTGCCCGAGAGTGTTGTTAGTGGTTTGGAGGCCATCAATGCAGATATTCTCAGGGAGCTGACAGTCTTCAAGATCAAGAAAATCAGGAGCCTGATCGACGAGGCTATCATTAAAAATCAGGAAGAGCTGGAAAAAGTCGAGCTGGAGAGAAATTCTGCATTGAGGGAAGTTGGCAATCATTTGGATGGTACTGTTCCTGTCAGCAATGACGAAGATGAAAATCgg gtGGAGCGAACATTCGGAGACACAACagcggaaaaaaaatactctcaCTTCGACCTAATCCAGATGATCGACGGAATGGACGGCGAAAGAGGAGCAGCAGTATCCGGAAGCCGAGGGTACTTCTTAACCGGTCCGGCAGTACACTTAAAGCACGCACTGATCCAACTGGCTATCAATAAACTGAGTGCTAAGGGGTACAAGCCTATGGACACTC TTTTCATGCTGAAGGACGCGATGCAGGAGGTCGCCCAGCTGGCACAATTTGACGAAGAGCTCTACAAGGTGATCGGAAAAGGCGACGGAGACAGCGAAGAAACCGAGGAGAAGTATCTGATCGCTACTTCGGAGCAGCCTATTGCGGCTTTTCACCGCAACGAGTGGATCCCTGAGAGCGAGTTGCCTATTAGGTACGCTGGGTTCTCGACTTGCTTCCGCAAAGAGGCCGGCTCTCATGGTCGCAACACCCGAGGAATCTTCCGGGTTCATCAGTTTGATAAAGTCGAGCAGTTTTGCCTCACCTCGCCGCACGATAATAAATCTTGGGAGATGATGGACGAGATGATTGCTAATGCAGAGGAGTTTTATCAGGAGCTGGGGATTCCTTATAGGATTGTTAATATTGTTTCGGGGGCATTGAATCACGCTGCTTCGAAAAAGTTGGACCTCGAAGCCTGGTTTCCGGGATCTAAAGCTTTTAGAGAGCTTGTTTCTTGCAGTAATTGTCTGGATTATCAAGCCAGGCGTTTGCTTGTTAG gtatGGACAGACCAAAAAAATGAACACAGCTGTTGATTACGTGCACATGCTAAATGCAACGATGTGTGCGACAACACGTGTAATTTGCGCAATTTTGGAGGTCAACCAAACGGAGACGGGAATAAAAATTCCGTCGGCGCTTAAATATTGGATGCCTGAAAAATACCGCGAGGAGATTCCTTTTGTCAAACCCGCTCCTATTGACAAACCCGAGACGAAGAAACAGAAAAAACAACGAGAAAACATGGCGAAGTGA